A region of the Paracoccaceae bacterium genome:
AGACCCTGTCGCCGCTTGCCTGGGCCGGGGTGGCCGTGGCGAGCCTTGGCGCGGCGCTGCCCGCACGGGCGGGATCGGCCCCGGCGATGGCGGCGGCGATCGGGGCGGCGGCGCTGTTCGGGCTGGCCGCCATCGGCTTTCGCGAGGCGGTGCTGGCGCTGCCCTCGGGCGCATTCTTCGTGCGGGCCTCGGTGGTGCTGGTGCTGGCGCTGGCGTTCCAGTCGGTCGCGCTGGGCCTGTGGCTGGCGGTGTTCCGGCCTGCCGCACTGGGCGGGTCGCTGCGGGTCTGGCGCGGATCGCTGGCCGCGGGCGCGCTGGGCGCCGGGGCATCCTTTGCCTGGTTCTCGGCCTTCGCGCTGGCCACGGCGGCCGAGGTGCGGACGCTGGCGCTGGTCGAGGTGGCGCTGGCGGCGATCTGGGGGCGGGCGGCGATGGGGCAGCACCTGACCGCGCGCATGGTGGCCGGCCTGGTCCTGATCGGGGCGGGGGTCGGGATGCTGCTGTCGGCGGGGGGCGGGGGATGAGCCTGGCCGACCTGCTGGCATTGACGGGGCCCGAGGTGACGCATGTCACCCCGGCGGTGAACCTGCCCGCGATCCGGGCGCACGGGTTGCTGCGGCCGGTCACGCTGGCCGGGATCGCCGATACCGACCCTGCCACCATCCGCTTGCGGGCGGGCGCGATGGACCTGCGCCTTGGTCCCGGGATGCGGGTGCGGCTGACCACGCAGGCGCCGCTGCTGGCGGGGGCGGCGCAGACCTTCCTGGACCCCGGCCTGACGCTGGCCGACTGGGCCGACCGGCTGGACCGGCGGCTGTTCTTCTGGCCGCCGGGCCGGGGCGATGCGTTCCGGGCCAGCCACGGCCAGCCGACCGCGACCCTGCGGCTGTCGGTGGAGCGGCTGTTCCGGCTGCACGGTCCGCGCCTGTTCCTGTCGCCGATCAACAGCGGCAACGCCGCGCGACGGCCCGCGCCACGCGGCGACTGGCTGTGGATACCGGCGACCGAGGCCGCGCGCTTTCCGGATGCGCGCCGCGCCCGGGGGCTGGTACGGGGCCAGGACCGGGTGGCCGAGGTGTCGCTGGCGGCCGACCTGCCGCCCCCCGCGCTGGCCATGGTACTGGCGGCGCCGCTGCCCCTGCGGGCGGATGGCGCATGAACGGGGCACTTGACCCCGTGGCCTGCCGCCGCCATCCCTGCACCGCGCCCCCAGAAAAGGACCGTCCGATGCCCGAGGATCCCGCAGCCCTTGCCTTCCTTTCCGCCCGCATGTCGCATCCGGCCAAGACGCTGGCCGCGCCGGGGCCCGACCGGGCAGCCATGCGGGCAATCCTGACGGCGGCGCTGCGGGTGCCCGACCATGGCAAGCTGGAACCCTGGCGGCTGGTCGTGGCGGGGCGGCCGACGCTGGATGCCTGGGCGGCGGCGGCGGCCGACCGGGGCGCGGCGCGCGGCCTGTCGCCCGAGGATATCGACAAGGGGCGCGGACAGTTCGCGCGGTCGGCCGCCTGCGTGGCGGTGCTGTCCAGCCCGGTGGACTCGCCGAAGATCCCCGGGATCGAACAGACGCTGTCGGCGGGCGCGCTGTGCCTTGGGCTGGTGAACGCGGCCCATGCGGCCGGTTTCGGCGCGGCCTGGATCACCGGCTGGCCGGCCTATGACCGGGGGTTCGTCGAGGGGGCGCTTGGCGCCGGTCCCCGGGAATGGGTCGCGGGTTTCGTGCACATGGGCACGATCACGCTGACGCCGCCCGACCGTCCGCGCCCCGATCTGGCGCGGGTCGTGACCTGGGCCGACGACGAGGCGGGCGGCTGAGCGGATGGGCATCCTGGTCGACTTCCTGCGCGCACTCGGTCAGATCGGCGACCGCCGGTTCCGCCGCGTGCTGTTGCTGGGCGTGCTTCTGGCGCTTGCGCTGCTGACGGGTGTCTACGCCGCGTTCCTGTGGCTGCTGGAGTCGCTGGTGGGCGAGACGGTGGACATTCCGCTGGTCGGACCGGTCGGCGGGATCGACACCCTGCTGACGCTGGGATCGTTCCTGTTCATGATCGGGTTGTCCGTCTTCCTGATGGTTCCGGTCGCATCGGCCTTTACCGGCCTGTTCCTCGACGATGTGGTCGAGGCGGTCGAGGCGCGGCACTACCCGCACCTGCCGCCGGTGCCGCGCCTGCCATGGGGTGACGTTCTGGTGGACAGCGCGAATTTCTTCGCGCTGCTTGTCGCCGTGAACGCGGTGGCGGTGCTGGCCTATGTCTTTGCGGGCCCGCTGATCCCGGTGGCGTTCTGGGCGCTGAACGGGTTCCTGCTGGGGCGCGAGTATTTCACCATGGTGGCGATGCGGCGCCTGGGGCGGGCAGGTGCAAGAGAGCTGCGCGCGCGCCATCCGCTGACGATCTGGCTGGCCGGAACGCTGATGGCCGCGCCGCTGTCAATTCCGCTGGTCAACCTGGCGATCCCGGTCCTGGGCGCCGCGACGTTCACGCATCTGTTCCACCGGCTGAACGCGGCACCGCGCTGAGCGGATGCCGCGCGGTCAGCCCATGCGGCCGAAAAAGTCGATGTCGCGCACGGTGATCACGCCCGACATGATGATGCCGCAGAGCACGACCCAGATCGCCAGCGCGACAAGGGTCGTCAGCCAGGCCTTGCGTTTCACCACGAACCCCGCGGGCGCGGCCGGGGGGGTGCCGGGAACGACCTTTCCCAGATCGCCCTGCGTCGTCAGGCGCAGCGGCAGGACAACGAAGAACACCATGAACCAGGTGACGGCAAAGAGCACGAGCGCGGCGGTGATCGTCATGCCTGTTCAAGCTCCACCAGGCAGCCGTTGAAATCCTTGGGGTGCAGGAACAGCACCGGCTTGCCATGGGCGCCGATCTTCGGCTCGCCCGACCCCAGCACCCGCGCGCCCTGCGCCTTCAGCCGGTCGCGGGCCGCCAGGATGTCATCGACCTCATAGCAGATGTGGTGGATGCCGCCCGACGGATTCTTCTGCAGGAAGGACGCGATGGGCGAGTCATCGCCCAGCGGGTGCAGCAGTTCGATCTTGGTGTTGGGCAGTTCGATGAACACCACGGTCACGCCATGGTCGGGTTCGTCCTGCGGCGCGCCGACGCGGGCCCCCAGCGTGTCGCGGTACTGCGCGGTGGCGGCCGCAAGGTCGGGCACGGCGATGGCCACGTGGTTCAGTCGTCCGATCATCGCGATCCTCCGTCCGGTCATGGCGCCAGATGGCGCGGGAACGCCGCCGCCGCAAGAGGGCGCACCGCCGCAGGGACGCGGCGTTAACGCAATATCAGGGATTCGCGGGCCCACTGTCGGCCTGATCCGACAGCACAGGGGTTACAGATGCCCGAATCGCCCTGCCCTGCCCCGCGCGACGCCATCGCCCGACCGTCGTCCAGCCTGCCGCTGGCGGGCCTGACCCTGCTGGCGGTCGAGGACAGCCGCTATGCCTGCGATGCGCTGCGGCTGATGGCGCAGCGGGCGGGCGGGCGGCTGCGCCGGGCCGAGACCATCGCCGACGCCCGGCGCCACCTGCGGGTCTATCGGCCCGATGTGGTGATCATCGACCCCGGCCTGCCCGACGGGGACGGGCTGGTGCTGGCGGCCGAGATCGCGGCGGACCGCCGCGCGCCGCCGGTGATCGTGTCGGGCGGCGCGGCGGGGATCGAGGACGCGGCCATGGCGGCGGGGGCGGCGGCCTGCCTGCCCAAGCCGGTCGCGGGGATGGCGGCCTTCCTGCGCGCGGTCTGCGGCTGCCTGCCCGACCGCGCCTGGCTGCTGCCGCTGGCGACGCTGGGCGCCCCCGCGCGCGACGACCGGCCGATGCCCGACCCGCTGGCGCTGCGTGACGACCTGCGCGCCGCCGCGCGGCGGCTGTCGCAGGGTCCGGCTGAGGGCGAGCGGCGATACCTTGCCGGGTTCGTGGCGGGCGTGGCGCGGTCGGCGGGCGATGCGGCGCTGGCCGCCCTGGCGCAGCGTGCGGCCCAGGCCGGGCACGGTGCCCTGGGCGACCTGCAGCACGCAGTGACGGCCCGGTTGCGGCACGGCACCGGGGGGCCGCTGACGCTGGGCTGATCCGGGGCGGTCAGCCCGGCAGGACCGGATCGCGCGCCGCCAGCAAGGGGCGCGTCAGGTCCGACAG
Encoded here:
- a CDS encoding EamA/RhaT family transporter; the protein is MVWVLATLIAAMLQTARNATQAGLTATLGTLGATQVRFLYGLPFAVLALGVIALGHPLPRPGQAALAWAMLGGMAQIGATALMLAAMRLRGFAQATGWIKTEPALVALAGAGLGQTLSPLAWAGVAVASLGAALPARAGSAPAMAAAIGAAALFGLAAIGFREAVLALPSGAFFVRASVVLVLALAFQSVALGLWLAVFRPAALGGSLRVWRGSLAAGALGAGASFAWFSAFALATAAEVRTLALVEVALAAIWGRAAMGQHLTARMVAGLVLIGAGVGMLLSAGGGG
- a CDS encoding nitroreductase family protein; this encodes MPEDPAALAFLSARMSHPAKTLAAPGPDRAAMRAILTAALRVPDHGKLEPWRLVVAGRPTLDAWAAAAADRGAARGLSPEDIDKGRGQFARSAACVAVLSSPVDSPKIPGIEQTLSAGALCLGLVNAAHAAGFGAAWITGWPAYDRGFVEGALGAGPREWVAGFVHMGTITLTPPDRPRPDLARVVTWADDEAGG
- a CDS encoding EI24 domain-containing protein, translating into MLVDFLRALGQIGDRRFRRVLLLGVLLALALLTGVYAAFLWLLESLVGETVDIPLVGPVGGIDTLLTLGSFLFMIGLSVFLMVPVASAFTGLFLDDVVEAVEARHYPHLPPVPRLPWGDVLVDSANFFALLVAVNAVAVLAYVFAGPLIPVAFWALNGFLLGREYFTMVAMRRLGRAGARELRARHPLTIWLAGTLMAAPLSIPLVNLAIPVLGAATFTHLFHRLNAAPR
- a CDS encoding DUF1467 family protein, with protein sequence MTITAALVLFAVTWFMVFFVVLPLRLTTQGDLGKVVPGTPPAAPAGFVVKRKAWLTTLVALAIWVVLCGIIMSGVITVRDIDFFGRMG
- the mce gene encoding methylmalonyl-CoA epimerase, with the protein product MIGRLNHVAIAVPDLAAATAQYRDTLGARVGAPQDEPDHGVTVVFIELPNTKIELLHPLGDDSPIASFLQKNPSGGIHHICYEVDDILAARDRLKAQGARVLGSGEPKIGAHGKPVLFLHPKDFNGCLVELEQA
- a CDS encoding response regulator, whose product is MPESPCPAPRDAIARPSSSLPLAGLTLLAVEDSRYACDALRLMAQRAGGRLRRAETIADARRHLRVYRPDVVIIDPGLPDGDGLVLAAEIAADRRAPPVIVSGGAAGIEDAAMAAGAAACLPKPVAGMAAFLRAVCGCLPDRAWLLPLATLGAPARDDRPMPDPLALRDDLRAAARRLSQGPAEGERRYLAGFVAGVARSAGDAALAALAQRAAQAGHGALGDLQHAVTARLRHGTGGPLTLG